The Sediminitomix flava genome includes a window with the following:
- a CDS encoding SiaB family protein kinase codes for MKKIALKESLDIKEYYEELQQLEGVIFSYRGVINADTLDHILSVAEDEISLNESIPKFKRRVHLIIVEALQNIFHHFEYRSKNSDPFFNKIIFFLSKDQEKYSITSGNFVTEEHMYELSERIDTVNSLSVEELKNVYRGILSNGEFSEYGGAGLGIIDLARKSGQKLEYEFLDMGYSEKFFCLTVNVPL; via the coding sequence TTGAAAAAAATTGCTTTGAAAGAATCCTTAGATATCAAAGAATATTATGAAGAACTTCAACAGCTAGAAGGGGTCATCTTTTCTTACAGAGGTGTGATAAATGCTGATACGCTAGATCATATTCTTTCTGTGGCAGAAGATGAAATATCTCTCAATGAATCTATTCCCAAATTCAAGAGGAGAGTTCACCTTATTATAGTGGAAGCACTTCAGAATATCTTTCATCACTTTGAGTACCGATCTAAAAACTCAGATCCCTTTTTTAATAAGATCATTTTTTTCCTATCCAAAGATCAAGAAAAATATTCTATTACATCTGGAAACTTTGTTACTGAAGAGCATATGTATGAGCTCAGTGAGCGGATTGATACAGTGAATTCATTATCCGTAGAAGAGTTGAAAAATGTATATCGTGGAATATTGAGTAACGGAGAGTTCTCAGAATATGGAGGAGCCGGTTTAGGTATTATAGATCTTGCTCGGAAATCTGGACAAAAGTTAGAATACGAGTTTTTAGACATGGGCTACTCCGAAAAGTTTTTTTGTTTGACAGTAAACGTGCCATTATAA
- a CDS encoding DUF1987 domain-containing protein: MMKNFYLEKTSKTPKISLDGITGKFIISGRSIPENSLEFYKPVYDWLDEYKSEPQDTTFVEVSLEYFNTSSSKCIVEILRRVESLTEVGSRVIVKWYYDEEDEDMKEAGLDFQEIIKIPIELEMIEEE, from the coding sequence ATGATGAAGAACTTTTATCTTGAAAAGACATCAAAAACACCAAAAATATCTTTGGATGGGATAACCGGGAAATTTATTATTTCAGGTCGGTCTATTCCCGAGAATTCATTGGAGTTTTACAAACCTGTTTATGATTGGTTAGATGAATATAAATCAGAACCACAAGATACTACCTTTGTAGAGGTAAGTTTAGAGTATTTTAATACAAGCTCTTCAAAGTGTATTGTGGAAATTCTTAGACGTGTAGAATCCCTTACTGAAGTTGGTTCACGCGTGATCGTAAAGTGGTATTACGACGAAGAAGATGAGGATATGAAAGAAGCTGGATTAGATTTCCAGGAAATTATTAAGATTCCAATTGAATTGGAAATGATAGAAGAAGAATAG
- a CDS encoding DUF2147 domain-containing protein: protein MKNLLILFGLLLLSYSSFAQKSAIGKWKTIDDETGKARSIVEIFEKNGKVFGKIAELLDDDPSKVCDKCPDDRKDQKIVGLEIIRDMELEEEGLYEEGEILDPANGKIYGCILKVSESGEKMEVRGFLGFSLLGRSQEWIKVQ from the coding sequence ATGAAAAACTTACTAATTTTATTTGGACTTTTACTACTTAGCTATTCATCATTCGCTCAAAAATCAGCCATCGGAAAATGGAAAACGATTGATGATGAAACAGGAAAAGCTAGATCAATCGTAGAAATTTTTGAAAAAAATGGTAAAGTATTCGGTAAGATTGCTGAATTACTAGATGATGATCCATCAAAAGTTTGTGATAAATGTCCTGATGACAGAAAAGATCAGAAAATTGTTGGATTGGAAATTATCCGTGACATGGAATTAGAAGAGGAAGGATTGTATGAAGAAGGTGAAATTCTTGATCCTGCAAATGGAAAAATCTACGGCTGTATTCTAAAAGTATCTGAAAGCGGAGAAAAAATGGAAGTCCGAGGCTTTCTAGGTTTCAGTTTACTAGGTCGTTCTCAAGAATGGATCAAGGTTCAATAA
- a CDS encoding UvrD-helicase domain-containing protein: MDKQFKVYSSSAGSGKTFTLTKEYLKIVFTAPALEGEFRSDYFKSILAVTFTRDATNEMKDRILDSLSDMRDYLNGGEKPFILKLIVDELNEEYPQSGYTEKIISERAESIYYSILHNYSDFAVSTIDSFNQKIVQAFKKDLELPFRFDLQLDKDELLQDAIQIIQDKAGKKEQSKLTQLLVDFAFRRASEGNSWYLDHSLTSFGQNIFSEEKWNIIQNLSELTLEDFERLRKEIIAFNTKIENQVRELAQKGAELIKTNQIEAADFAYGNSTIHPYFNKLANPDVSILDVEVKARLSKLFNDNSSKWHSSKASSAAQQAIELIRPQLVDLHLQINSILQDVESDYIIAKELDKNIYLLSSINEISNEINRLKEEKNIVHISDINKKINTVIEGQPVPYLYERIGEKYNHILIDEFQDTSMMQWHNLIPLVTHTLSKNLTSLVVGDPKQAIYRWRGGKAQMLVSLPEITTAPEGSSLKDEEYTFKMHQESIALQTNYRSRSNVITFNNHFFNLIVSKLKSDYPSITQYYQDVAQNITSKAGGNVSIQLLNDKQQYADTSLYTVLNTINNVIDKGYRYSDIAILVRNNSHGVNVAQFLIEKGLRVVSSESLLVNNSEAVQLSICLLKIISSKDIEAEKLHLYRILSKLTKKSNLLQGKKYLDFTLNVQNSDLPTFFKHIKDEFNINIDYNALNLLPLYDLIEEIYNIFNFNNLEDQQIYLQRFLDIILDFSNIKGNHLLDFLTFWETKSDKLSINSPQSEDSIEILTIHKSKGLQYPIVIMPFADWKTTPYPTEKLWLEWENNLFPDLNTTIMGINKTTEKTLFSGDVYKEKEATFLDAFNVLYVAMTRAEEELHIIGKETKSGNSIQHISHLFNLFLNQENEDLHIDKKEIEITLDDENEPILISEYSFFDDVEEKVDSKKKEEIENYNLPKVIHSSSKSIISLKSNNNEEFESELSISELLSTQRKGLLVHKAFEKLNTINDLDKVLEELKYSGAITSNEIHSIKEQMLKVMDLEELKEYFLEGRNYKVLNERELILRPKRIKGLSTVKSLRPDRVLVKDKKVIIIDYKTGNNPQESHIQQIKKYGEYFQSLGYKEIEKILVYTEVPFCKIVT, translated from the coding sequence ATGGATAAACAGTTTAAGGTATATAGTTCTTCAGCAGGTTCAGGTAAGACCTTCACCCTTACAAAAGAATACTTAAAAATTGTATTTACAGCACCAGCTTTAGAAGGTGAATTCAGATCCGATTACTTTAAAAGCATCTTAGCTGTCACATTTACCAGAGATGCCACAAATGAAATGAAAGATAGAATTTTAGATAGTCTATCTGATATGAGAGACTATTTAAACGGTGGTGAAAAACCTTTTATCCTTAAACTTATTGTTGACGAACTTAATGAAGAATATCCTCAAAGTGGTTATACTGAAAAAATCATAAGCGAAAGGGCTGAAAGTATTTATTATTCAATTTTACATAACTACTCAGACTTTGCTGTAAGTACTATTGATTCATTTAATCAAAAAATTGTACAAGCCTTTAAAAAAGACCTAGAGCTCCCATTCAGATTTGACTTACAATTAGATAAAGATGAATTATTACAGGATGCTATTCAGATCATTCAAGATAAAGCTGGTAAAAAGGAACAATCAAAACTCACACAACTTTTAGTAGACTTTGCCTTTAGAAGAGCATCAGAAGGGAATAGCTGGTATTTAGATCATAGTCTCACTTCTTTTGGTCAGAATATATTTAGCGAAGAAAAATGGAATATCATTCAAAATTTATCAGAGCTTACCCTTGAAGACTTTGAAAGATTACGTAAAGAAATCATTGCTTTTAATACAAAAATTGAAAATCAGGTTAGAGAGCTAGCCCAAAAAGGAGCTGAGTTAATCAAAACAAATCAAATTGAAGCTGCTGACTTTGCGTATGGAAATTCGACTATACATCCTTATTTTAATAAACTAGCCAATCCAGATGTTTCAATCTTAGATGTAGAAGTAAAAGCAAGGCTTAGTAAATTATTTAACGACAATAGCTCTAAATGGCATAGTAGTAAAGCCTCTTCCGCTGCTCAACAAGCAATTGAACTTATACGTCCTCAATTGGTTGACCTACATCTACAAATCAACTCCATCCTTCAAGATGTAGAAAGTGACTATATTATAGCGAAAGAGCTTGATAAAAACATCTATCTGTTATCTTCGATCAATGAGATTTCTAATGAAATAAATAGGCTTAAAGAGGAAAAGAATATTGTTCATATTTCAGACATCAATAAAAAAATAAACACTGTAATCGAAGGACAACCAGTCCCTTATCTTTATGAAAGAATAGGTGAAAAATACAATCACATTTTGATTGATGAGTTCCAAGATACCTCTATGATGCAGTGGCATAACCTAATACCTTTAGTCACTCATACTTTATCAAAAAACTTGACTAGCCTTGTAGTTGGAGATCCTAAGCAAGCAATTTATAGATGGAGAGGAGGGAAAGCTCAAATGTTAGTTTCACTACCTGAAATTACTACAGCGCCAGAAGGTTCTTCATTAAAAGACGAAGAATATACTTTCAAAATGCATCAAGAAAGTATTGCTCTTCAAACAAACTACAGAAGTCGATCAAATGTCATCACTTTTAACAACCATTTCTTTAACCTTATTGTATCTAAACTTAAGAGTGATTATCCAAGCATCACTCAATATTATCAAGATGTAGCTCAAAATATCACATCAAAAGCAGGCGGTAATGTCAGTATTCAACTCCTAAATGATAAGCAACAATACGCTGACACTAGTCTTTATACAGTATTAAATACTATTAATAACGTAATTGATAAGGGGTATAGATATTCTGATATTGCGATACTCGTTCGAAATAACAGCCATGGTGTCAATGTTGCCCAATTCTTAATTGAGAAAGGCCTTAGAGTTGTTTCATCTGAGTCATTATTAGTAAATAACTCAGAAGCTGTACAACTTTCAATTTGTCTTTTAAAAATAATTTCTAGCAAAGACATAGAGGCTGAGAAATTACATCTCTATAGAATTCTAAGTAAACTCACAAAGAAAAGTAATCTTCTACAAGGGAAAAAATACCTGGACTTTACACTAAACGTCCAAAACAGTGATCTCCCGACTTTTTTCAAACACATAAAAGATGAGTTTAACATCAATATAGATTACAATGCATTAAACCTTCTCCCCCTTTATGACTTAATCGAAGAAATCTACAATATATTCAACTTTAATAACCTTGAAGACCAACAGATTTATCTTCAAAGGTTTTTGGATATCATATTAGACTTTAGCAACATTAAAGGAAATCACCTTCTCGATTTTCTTACTTTTTGGGAAACTAAGTCTGATAAACTTTCAATTAACTCTCCTCAATCAGAAGATTCCATTGAAATACTTACCATTCACAAATCCAAAGGGCTACAGTATCCTATCGTAATTATGCCTTTTGCAGATTGGAAAACGACCCCATACCCTACTGAAAAGCTTTGGCTTGAGTGGGAAAATAACTTATTCCCCGATTTGAATACTACAATTATGGGAATTAACAAAACCACTGAAAAAACACTGTTTAGTGGCGATGTTTACAAAGAAAAAGAAGCTACATTTTTAGATGCCTTCAATGTACTTTATGTAGCTATGACAAGAGCTGAAGAGGAGCTTCATATCATAGGAAAAGAAACGAAATCAGGGAATTCGATACAACATATCAGTCATCTATTCAATCTTTTCTTAAACCAAGAAAATGAAGATCTACATATTGATAAAAAAGAAATTGAAATAACTTTAGATGATGAAAATGAGCCTATTTTAATTTCAGAATATAGTTTTTTTGATGATGTAGAAGAGAAAGTGGATTCAAAGAAAAAGGAAGAAATTGAAAACTATAATCTCCCAAAAGTTATTCACAGCTCTTCCAAAAGCATTATTTCTTTAAAAAGTAATAATAATGAAGAATTTGAAAGTGAATTAAGCATTTCCGAATTACTCTCAACTCAAAGAAAAGGGCTACTTGTACATAAAGCTTTTGAAAAACTAAACACTATAAATGACCTTGACAAGGTACTTGAAGAGCTAAAATATAGTGGCGCTATAACTTCTAATGAAATCCATTCTATCAAAGAACAAATGCTTAAAGTAATGGATTTAGAAGAGCTAAAAGAATACTTTTTAGAGGGGCGAAACTATAAAGTTCTAAACGAAAGAGAGCTAATTTTAAGGCCAAAAAGAATCAAAGGACTAAGTACTGTTAAATCTTTAAGACCAGATAGAGTTCTTGTTAAAGATAAAAAGGTAATAATAATTGATTATAAAACTGGAAATAATCCTCAAGAAAGTCATATTCAACAAATCAAAAAATATGGAGAGTATTTCCAATCATTAGGTTATAAAGAAATTGAAAAAATATTGGTTTATACTGAGGTTCCTTTTTGTAAAATTGTGACTTAA
- a CDS encoding KTSC domain-containing protein, whose protein sequence is MVKEVLKEKIVIENSSLIEFLIYDYEAEFLEVKYKRGKHKGKIRGYESITLQDYKEIINSESVGRQLLRTLSHRQKEESSFLENFKNIFSNKSNTPY, encoded by the coding sequence ATGGTTAAGGAAGTTCTGAAGGAAAAAATTGTTATCGAAAACTCTTCATTAATTGAATTTTTAATCTATGACTATGAAGCTGAATTCCTTGAAGTAAAATACAAAAGAGGAAAACACAAAGGAAAAATCAGAGGCTATGAAAGTATTACCTTACAAGATTACAAAGAGATAATTAACAGTGAATCTGTAGGAAGACAATTACTCAGAACCTTGTCGCATCGTCAGAAAGAAGAAAGTTCGTTTTTAGAGAATTTCAAAAACATTTTCAGCAACAAGTCTAATACACCGTATTAA
- the rsgA gene encoding ribosome small subunit-dependent GTPase A, translating to MTKGLIVRSTGSWYDIFDEENQKSYKGRLRGRFKLKGMKVTNPIAVGDYVHFELENESENTVVITELLKRDNYIIRQSTRKKYHGHVIAANIDQAILIATLVSPRTSLGFIDRFLVSAESFGIPVTIAFNKCDLLLEEDLEYQEQLMALYENLGYNCVAISALTDDDTDIIDELILGKKSLLAGHSGVGKSTLINRIDPNISQRTDEISTFADKGKHTTTFAQMFQVNDNSFVIDTPGIKELGIIGLEDLTIGHFFPEIKDAMGHCKYHNCTHVHEPNCEVLKRVEGGKIALPRYQSYLSILNSDDNRR from the coding sequence TTGACAAAAGGATTAATTGTACGTTCCACTGGCTCATGGTATGATATCTTCGACGAAGAAAATCAGAAAAGCTACAAAGGACGATTGAGAGGGAGATTCAAGCTAAAAGGAATGAAAGTAACCAACCCGATAGCTGTTGGAGACTATGTACATTTTGAGCTTGAAAATGAGTCTGAAAACACTGTAGTAATTACAGAGCTTTTGAAACGTGATAATTATATCATTCGTCAATCAACTCGTAAAAAATATCACGGTCACGTGATAGCTGCAAACATCGATCAAGCAATTCTTATTGCAACTCTTGTATCGCCAAGAACTTCACTTGGTTTTATTGATCGATTTTTAGTTTCTGCTGAATCTTTTGGCATTCCAGTAACTATTGCCTTCAATAAATGTGACTTACTTCTTGAAGAAGATCTTGAATATCAAGAGCAGTTAATGGCCTTATATGAAAACCTAGGTTATAACTGTGTTGCTATTTCTGCGCTAACAGACGATGACACAGACATTATTGATGAGCTCATTCTAGGCAAAAAATCTCTTTTAGCTGGTCATTCAGGTGTTGGAAAGTCAACACTCATCAACCGAATTGACCCTAACATTTCTCAGAGAACTGATGAAATATCTACTTTCGCAGACAAGGGAAAACACACAACTACATTTGCACAAATGTTCCAAGTAAATGACAATAGTTTTGTGATTGATACTCCAGGAATTAAAGAACTTGGTATTATTGGCTTAGAAGACCTTACAATTGGACACTTTTTCCCTGAAATAAAAGATGCAATGGGACATTGCAAATATCATAACTGTACGCATGTACACGAACCGAATTGTGAAGTCTTGAAAAGAGTTGAAGGAGGCAAAATTGCACTTCCCCGCTATCAAAGCTATCTCAGTATTTTAAATTCTGATGACAATAGAAGATAG
- a CDS encoding aspartate kinase: MKVFKFGGASVKDADAVRNVVSIINNFSERKQVMVVVSAMGKTTNKLEDILSSFLKDEDFVSLIEDLKAFHFDIITKLFQEDPKNDIFKQVDNLFFLLEKKLEKSDDVSENELYDQIICFGELISTHIIAAYLNHANIPTQWIDARHYILASEDWKEGIINWDWTEQTIRTELPNMLENQVLVTQGFIGGSMSSNKTVTLGREGSDFSAAIFGACLDADHVTIWKDVPGILNADPRRIRNTILFNELSYKYAAELTYYGASVIHPKTIRPLAIKNIPLLVKSFIKPEQQGTRIGNFPTEEDVTSIIFKSKQSLITFEEKDFLNVNRANIAIIFKELARYHIEVNLTKNSAHKLTICTNTNKSKFRKLVQLFDKHFHIESIDNLELVTIKNPFHDVLTAYDINLDKGVLLEQKTDTTYQLVRRV, from the coding sequence ATGAAAGTGTTCAAGTTTGGTGGTGCGTCAGTAAAAGATGCTGATGCAGTAAGAAATGTTGTCTCAATCATCAACAACTTCTCAGAACGTAAACAAGTGATGGTTGTCGTTTCCGCTATGGGAAAAACAACAAATAAACTTGAAGACATCCTTTCCTCTTTTCTTAAAGATGAGGATTTTGTCTCTCTAATCGAAGATTTAAAAGCCTTCCATTTTGATATCATTACGAAGCTCTTCCAAGAAGACCCTAAGAATGATATATTCAAACAAGTCGATAATTTATTTTTCCTTCTGGAAAAGAAACTAGAAAAAAGTGATGATGTAAGTGAAAATGAGCTCTATGATCAAATCATTTGTTTCGGAGAGCTGATTTCAACTCATATAATTGCCGCATACTTGAATCATGCTAATATCCCTACTCAATGGATTGATGCAAGGCATTACATCTTAGCTTCCGAAGATTGGAAAGAAGGAATCATTAACTGGGATTGGACCGAACAGACAATTCGCACTGAGTTACCTAATATGCTTGAAAACCAAGTTTTGGTTACTCAAGGCTTCATTGGAGGCAGTATGTCTAGCAATAAAACAGTTACTCTAGGAAGAGAAGGTTCAGACTTCAGTGCTGCTATTTTTGGTGCTTGTCTAGATGCGGATCATGTTACTATTTGGAAAGATGTACCGGGTATTTTAAATGCAGACCCAAGAAGAATTCGAAATACAATTCTTTTCAATGAACTTTCATATAAATATGCAGCAGAATTGACTTATTACGGTGCGAGTGTTATCCACCCTAAAACAATTCGTCCGCTAGCGATCAAAAACATCCCTTTGTTAGTTAAATCATTTATAAAACCAGAACAACAAGGGACACGTATTGGCAACTTCCCAACTGAAGAAGATGTCACTTCTATCATATTTAAGAGCAAGCAAAGTCTAATCACTTTTGAAGAAAAAGATTTCCTAAATGTTAACAGAGCAAATATTGCGATTATATTTAAGGAACTCGCTCGTTATCATATTGAAGTGAATCTCACAAAGAATTCCGCTCATAAATTAACGATTTGTACCAACACGAATAAGTCAAAATTTCGTAAATTAGTGCAATTATTCGACAAACACTTCCACATAGAAAGTATAGACAATTTAGAACTTGTCACAATAAAAAATCCATTTCATGATGTTTTAACTGCATACGACATCAACTTGGATAAGGGAGTTTTACTAGAACAAAAAACAGATACAACTTACCAATTGGTAAGAAGAGTATAA